In Streptomyces sp. 840.1, one DNA window encodes the following:
- a CDS encoding translation factor GTPase family protein — MHTLNLGILAHVDAGKTSLTERLLHTAGIVDELGRVDDGNTRTDSLALERRRGITIKSAVVSFDIDDVTVNLIDTPGHPDFIAEVERVLSVLDGAVLVVSAVEGVQAQTRVLMRTLQRLRIPTLVFVNKTDRAGARHEQVLRDITEKLTPNAVAMGPAVTGLGTRDAHCPSYPADDPRLTGRLTDLLTEHDDTLLTEYVEGGDAIAPGRLHEELAAQSGRALVHPVYFGSAVTGAGIAALTSGITELLPGARGDDDGPVSGTVFKVERAPAGEKLAYVRMFSGTVRTRDRLPFGRGPSAAGEGRVTGISVFADGSDTPRPSVGPGRIAKLRGLGDIRIGDAVGIAPEGAGEHYFAPPTLESVVVPEAPASRGELHFALAQLAEQDPLIDLRQDDIRKEVSVSLYGEVQKEVIEATLAEEFGIGVTFRETTTICLERPSGTGAAFEIIDKDDNPFLATVGLRVDPAPAGSGVDYRLEVELGSMPYSLMRAVEETVSETLAQGLYGWRVTDCTVTMTHSGYWPRQSHAHGTFDKSMSSTAGDFRSLTPLVLMSALQRAGTTVYEPMHRFRLELPADALGPLLPVLAHLTAVPDAPAVDGANCVLEGEIPAARVHELQQRLPSLTRGEGLLESAFATHRPVVGGLPRRSRTDHNPLDRKEYLLHAALRGPGPSGG; from the coding sequence GTGCACACGCTGAATCTTGGCATTCTGGCGCATGTCGACGCCGGTAAGACAAGCCTGACGGAGCGGCTGCTCCACACCGCCGGAATCGTCGACGAACTCGGCCGGGTCGACGACGGGAACACCCGGACCGATTCCCTCGCGCTCGAACGGCGACGCGGCATCACGATCAAATCGGCGGTCGTCTCGTTCGATATCGACGACGTCACGGTCAACCTGATCGACACCCCCGGCCACCCGGACTTCATCGCCGAGGTGGAACGGGTGCTGAGCGTGCTCGACGGCGCCGTGCTGGTCGTCTCCGCCGTGGAGGGCGTCCAGGCGCAGACCCGCGTCCTGATGCGGACGCTCCAGCGGCTGCGCATCCCGACGCTCGTCTTCGTGAACAAGACCGACCGTGCCGGAGCCCGCCACGAGCAGGTGCTGCGCGACATCACGGAGAAGCTCACGCCGAACGCCGTCGCGATGGGACCGGCCGTCACCGGCCTCGGCACCCGCGACGCGCACTGCCCGTCCTACCCGGCCGACGACCCCCGGCTCACCGGCCGGCTGACGGACCTGCTCACCGAGCACGACGACACCCTGCTGACCGAGTACGTCGAGGGCGGCGACGCGATCGCGCCCGGCCGGCTCCACGAGGAACTGGCGGCCCAGAGCGGACGGGCGCTCGTCCACCCCGTGTACTTCGGCTCGGCCGTGACGGGTGCCGGAATCGCCGCGCTGACCAGCGGGATCACGGAGCTGCTGCCCGGCGCGCGGGGCGACGACGACGGGCCGGTCTCCGGCACCGTCTTCAAGGTCGAACGCGCCCCCGCAGGCGAGAAACTCGCGTACGTCCGGATGTTCTCGGGCACGGTACGCACCCGCGACCGGCTGCCGTTCGGGCGCGGGCCGTCCGCCGCCGGCGAGGGCAGGGTGACCGGGATCAGCGTCTTCGCCGACGGCTCGGACACGCCCCGTCCGTCGGTCGGACCGGGACGCATCGCGAAGCTCCGTGGGCTGGGCGACATCCGGATCGGGGACGCGGTCGGTATTGCTCCGGAAGGGGCCGGAGAACACTATTTCGCCCCGCCCACCCTGGAATCCGTCGTGGTACCCGAAGCCCCCGCCTCCAGGGGCGAACTGCATTTCGCCCTCGCACAGCTCGCCGAACAGGATCCGCTGATCGACCTGCGCCAGGACGACATCCGCAAGGAAGTCTCCGTATCGCTCTACGGCGAAGTGCAGAAGGAAGTCATCGAGGCGACACTCGCGGAGGAATTCGGAATCGGTGTCACCTTCCGCGAGACCACGACCATCTGTCTGGAAAGGCCGTCCGGCACCGGTGCCGCATTCGAGATCATCGACAAGGACGACAATCCCTTTCTCGCGACGGTCGGCCTGCGCGTCGATCCCGCCCCGGCCGGCAGCGGGGTGGACTACCGGCTGGAGGTGGAGCTCGGCTCCATGCCGTACTCCCTGATGAGGGCGGTCGAGGAGACCGTGTCCGAGACGCTCGCACAGGGCCTGTACGGCTGGCGGGTCACCGACTGCACGGTCACCATGACGCACTCCGGGTACTGGCCCCGCCAGAGCCATGCGCACGGCACCTTCGACAAGTCCATGTCGAGCACCGCGGGGGACTTCCGCAGCCTGACGCCGCTGGTCCTGATGTCGGCGCTCCAGCGGGCCGGCACCACGGTGTACGAGCCGATGCACCGCTTCCGGCTGGAACTGCCCGCGGACGCGCTCGGCCCGCTCCTGCCGGTCCTCGCCCACCTGACGGCGGTCCCGGACGCCCCGGCCGTGGACGGCGCGAACTGTGTGCTGGAGGGCGAGATCCCGGCGGCCAGGGTGCACGAACTGCAGCAGCGGCTCCCGTCGCTGACCCGGGGCGAGGGCCTGCTGGAATCCGCGTTCGCCACGCACCGGCCGGTCGTCGGCGGCCTGCCCAGGCGCTCCCGCACCGACCACAACCCGCTCGACCGGAAGGAGTACCTGCTGCACGCGGCGCTGCGGGGGCCGGGCCCGTCCGGCGGCTGA
- a CDS encoding sugar O-acetyltransferase produces the protein MKDHFAGDPRTNHERMLAGDLYVSDDPDIAKAQQRAVRLAARYLAAYTEDADAARPLVAELLGAIGTGAHIRPPLYVDYGTYITVGEDTFINYNLTALDVAPITIGRDCQIGPNVQLLTPTHPVEPEPRRDKLEAAKPITIGDNVWLGGGAIVLAGVTIGDNSVIGAGAVVTRDVPADVVAVGNPARVIRSI, from the coding sequence ATGAAGGATCACTTCGCGGGGGACCCCCGTACCAACCATGAGCGGATGCTGGCCGGCGACCTCTACGTCTCCGACGACCCGGACATCGCGAAGGCCCAGCAGCGCGCCGTGCGCCTCGCCGCCCGGTACCTCGCGGCCTACACCGAGGACGCCGACGCGGCGCGGCCCCTCGTCGCCGAACTCCTCGGCGCCATCGGTACGGGCGCCCACATCCGGCCGCCGCTGTACGTCGACTACGGCACGTACATCACGGTCGGCGAGGACACGTTCATCAACTACAACCTCACCGCCCTGGACGTGGCCCCGATCACCATCGGCCGGGACTGCCAGATCGGGCCGAACGTACAGTTGCTCACCCCGACCCACCCGGTGGAACCCGAGCCGCGCCGCGACAAGCTGGAGGCGGCCAAGCCGATCACGATCGGGGACAATGTCTGGCTCGGCGGCGGAGCGATCGTGCTGGCCGGGGTGACCATCGGGGACAACAGCGTCATCGGCGCCGGAGCCGTCGTGACCAGGGACGTCCCGGCCGACGTGGTCGCCGTGGGCAATCCGGCCCGGGTGATCCGTTCGATCTAG
- a CDS encoding MFS transporter: MDAVTRRWRTALFLFMLAAGTGMASWVARTPAVRDGLDVSTGSMGLVLFGLSVGSMAGVMSSGPLVRRHGGRGAISVGASLIVTGLLVVAAGTGLSLAAGVFCGLALFGGGMGLAEVAFNIEGAAVESAIGRPVLPVLHGCFSLGTVVGALLGMGLTAAAFPVGWHLTLVAVLIAAAAVRAVLSIPHGTGKDDGGGAPGTGGLRGQLTVWRDRRLVLIGVIVLAMAFAEGAANDWLPLLMVDGYEVSATAGSLTFLVFASSMTLGRFAGGPLLERFGRAQVVRISAVVAALGLAVVIVAPSPAMAGAATVLWGLGASLGFPVTVSVAGDHPHDAAARVGAVSTAGYLAFLVGPPGLGFLADHIGLRLAMTVVLALVIVAAMLAGALGSGRRTAAAPDMA; encoded by the coding sequence ATGGATGCCGTCACCCGCCGCTGGCGCACCGCCCTGTTCCTCTTCATGCTCGCCGCCGGCACCGGAATGGCGTCCTGGGTGGCCCGCACCCCGGCGGTCCGGGACGGGCTCGACGTCTCCACCGGCTCGATGGGCCTCGTGCTGTTCGGGCTGTCCGTCGGTTCGATGGCCGGCGTCATGTCCTCCGGCCCGCTCGTGCGCCGCCACGGGGGCCGGGGGGCGATCAGCGTCGGGGCGTCGCTGATCGTCACCGGGCTCCTGGTCGTCGCGGCGGGCACCGGCCTGTCGCTGGCGGCCGGGGTCTTCTGCGGACTTGCCCTGTTCGGCGGCGGGATGGGGCTGGCCGAGGTCGCGTTCAACATCGAGGGCGCGGCCGTCGAGAGCGCCATCGGCCGGCCCGTACTGCCGGTGCTGCACGGCTGCTTCAGCCTCGGCACCGTGGTCGGGGCGCTGCTGGGCATGGGGCTGACCGCGGCCGCGTTCCCCGTCGGATGGCACCTGACCCTCGTCGCCGTACTCATAGCCGCCGCCGCGGTCCGCGCCGTCCTGTCGATCCCGCACGGCACCGGAAAGGACGACGGCGGCGGGGCCCCGGGAACGGGCGGTCTGCGCGGCCAGCTGACGGTGTGGCGGGACCGGCGCCTCGTCCTGATCGGGGTGATCGTGCTGGCCATGGCCTTCGCGGAGGGCGCCGCGAACGACTGGCTGCCGCTGCTGATGGTGGACGGCTACGAGGTGAGCGCCACCGCCGGCTCGCTGACCTTCCTGGTCTTCGCCTCCTCGATGACGCTCGGCCGCTTCGCGGGCGGCCCCCTCCTGGAGCGCTTCGGCCGGGCCCAGGTCGTCCGGATCAGCGCGGTCGTCGCCGCGCTGGGCCTGGCGGTGGTGATCGTCGCGCCGAGCCCGGCGATGGCGGGCGCCGCCACGGTGCTGTGGGGGCTGGGCGCCTCGCTCGGGTTCCCGGTCACCGTGTCCGTGGCGGGCGACCACCCGCACGACGCGGCGGCACGGGTCGGTGCGGTCTCCACCGCGGGCTACCTCGCCTTCCTCGTCGGCCCGCCCGGACTCGGCTTCCTCGCCGACCACATCGGCCTCCGGCTCGCGATGACCGTGGTCCTCGCCCTGGTGATCGTCGCCGCCATGCTGGCCGGGGCGCTCGGGTCCGGCCGCCGCACCGCCGCGGCGCCGGACATGGCCTGA
- a CDS encoding amidase — MRVSEYVSFDAVGLADLVARGEVLPAELEAAAREAVQAVDPQINAVVETWRSDDEPVPGSAPLAGVPFLIKDIAVAMTGRRMELGSRLAAGNVAGSDSSLMLRFRRAGLVTFGRTATPEMAYGISTESALYGATRNPWDLERSAGGSSGGAAAAVAAGVVPIAHGTDAAGSLRIPAAYNGLFGIKPTRGRVSMGPDTDEVFNGLAVHGSVSRTVRDSAVLLDQMRGPEPGDPYFAQQPSRPYAEEVTRHPGSLRIGVLAQAWGGRRTTAPVTDALSRTVRLLESLGHQVSEAEAGLGAGWEEFVLANARLMSVNLTTLVDGLAAAFGRPVDSSTLEPATLAGYHYGQRVGGAQFLTALAMRNRVARSLARYFDAYDILLTPTLPEPPLPLGTHTEGAETLDGLGWIERINDLSPFTMPFNVAGTPAMSVPVTADAGTGLPVGMQFAAGYGLESRLFRLAGQLEQASPWSGRTPTVWAGDHPGR, encoded by the coding sequence GTGAGAGTTTCTGAATACGTGAGCTTTGACGCGGTCGGGCTGGCGGACCTTGTGGCCAGGGGCGAGGTGCTCCCCGCCGAACTGGAGGCAGCCGCACGCGAGGCCGTACAGGCGGTCGATCCGCAGATCAACGCCGTCGTGGAGACATGGCGGAGCGACGACGAACCCGTCCCCGGCAGCGCACCACTGGCCGGCGTCCCTTTTCTGATCAAGGACATCGCGGTGGCCATGACCGGGAGGCGAATGGAGCTGGGAAGCCGTCTGGCGGCCGGTAACGTCGCCGGCTCCGACTCCTCACTGATGCTGCGCTTCCGTCGCGCCGGCCTCGTGACGTTCGGGCGCACCGCGACACCCGAGATGGCTTACGGCATCTCGACGGAATCAGCGTTGTACGGCGCGACCCGCAACCCGTGGGACCTGGAGCGGAGCGCGGGCGGATCCAGTGGAGGCGCGGCCGCAGCTGTCGCCGCGGGGGTGGTCCCGATTGCCCATGGCACCGACGCGGCCGGATCGCTCCGCATCCCCGCTGCCTACAACGGCCTCTTCGGGATCAAGCCCACCCGCGGCCGGGTCTCCATGGGGCCCGACACCGACGAGGTCTTCAACGGCCTGGCCGTGCACGGCAGCGTCAGCCGCACCGTACGCGACAGTGCGGTACTGCTCGACCAGATGCGCGGCCCGGAACCGGGCGACCCCTACTTCGCCCAGCAGCCGTCACGGCCGTACGCGGAGGAGGTCACCCGTCATCCGGGCTCCTTGCGCATCGGTGTCCTCGCCCAGGCGTGGGGCGGACGCCGCACCACCGCACCGGTGACCGACGCCCTCTCCCGCACCGTGCGGTTGCTCGAATCCCTCGGCCACCAGGTGAGCGAGGCCGAGGCCGGCCTCGGCGCCGGCTGGGAGGAATTCGTCCTGGCCAATGCCCGACTCATGTCAGTGAACCTCACCACCCTGGTCGACGGGCTGGCCGCCGCCTTCGGCCGTCCCGTCGACTCCTCGACCCTTGAGCCGGCGACCCTCGCCGGCTACCACTACGGACAGCGGGTCGGCGGCGCGCAGTTCCTCACCGCTCTCGCGATGCGGAACCGGGTGGCCCGAAGCCTGGCACGGTACTTCGACGCCTACGACATCCTTCTCACGCCGACCCTGCCAGAGCCTCCACTGCCGCTGGGCACCCATACCGAGGGCGCGGAGACACTGGACGGCCTCGGCTGGATCGAGCGCATCAACGACCTGTCGCCGTTCACCATGCCGTTCAACGTGGCGGGCACGCCCGCCATGTCCGTACCCGTGACGGCCGACGCCGGGACCGGGCTCCCGGTCGGCATGCAGTTCGCTGCCGGATATGGTCTTGAGAGCCGGCTCTTCCGCCTCGCCGGACAACTCGAACAGGCAAGTCCGTGGTCAGGCCGCACCCCCACGGTATGGGCAGGGGACCACCCGGGCCGCTGA
- a CDS encoding transglutaminase-like domain-containing protein: MAPEGRDREEIRRRFAEEARAERPDLALLCLLLAAEADPALDANGIDAAQIELDRLAGLLPYGLRGGRAWASALAELLGERYGFEGSSAEYQRLESSLLHEVLRRRRGLPILLSVVWIEVARRAGAPVYGVALPGHFVVGFGDPQERVLADPFAGGRPLSGQDAELLVTSTTGEPLEPSMLVPARPLETVLRILNNIRAWAAARPERSDVALWAVELSLLLPSHPARLRYERAQLLVRSGEFLRGAAELEEYADVVADVEPEAAEAVRRSARAARARLN; encoded by the coding sequence ATGGCTCCCGAGGGGCGCGACAGGGAAGAGATCCGCCGCCGGTTCGCCGAGGAGGCGCGGGCCGAGCGGCCGGACCTGGCACTGCTCTGCCTGCTGCTGGCGGCGGAGGCGGATCCCGCGCTGGACGCGAACGGGATCGACGCGGCGCAGATCGAGCTGGACCGGCTCGCGGGCCTGCTGCCGTACGGGCTGCGCGGCGGCCGGGCCTGGGCCTCCGCACTGGCCGAACTGCTCGGTGAGCGGTACGGGTTCGAGGGCTCGTCGGCGGAGTACCAGCGCCTGGAATCGTCCCTGCTGCACGAGGTGCTGCGGCGCCGGCGGGGGCTGCCGATCCTGCTGTCGGTGGTGTGGATCGAGGTGGCCCGGCGGGCGGGCGCCCCGGTGTACGGGGTGGCGCTGCCGGGCCACTTCGTGGTCGGTTTCGGCGATCCGCAGGAGCGGGTGCTGGCCGATCCGTTCGCCGGCGGCCGTCCGCTGTCGGGCCAGGACGCGGAGCTGCTGGTGACGAGCACCACCGGGGAGCCGCTGGAGCCGTCGATGCTGGTGCCCGCGCGGCCGCTGGAGACGGTGCTGCGGATCCTGAACAACATCCGGGCCTGGGCGGCGGCCCGCCCGGAGCGCTCCGACGTGGCGCTGTGGGCGGTGGAGCTGTCCCTGCTGCTGCCCTCGCACCCGGCCCGGCTGCGGTACGAACGGGCCCAGTTGCTGGTCCGCAGCGGGGAGTTCCTGCGCGGGGCGGCGGAGCTGGAGGAGTACGCGGACGTGGTCGCGGACGTCGAGCCGGAGGCCGCGGAGGCGGTCCGGCGCAGCGCGCGGGCGGCGCGGGCCCGGCTGAACTGA
- a CDS encoding TetR/AcrR family transcriptional regulator: MATGRNDPERRERIITAALDLIAEEGVAGTSHRKVAARAGVPLGSMTYHFGGMDELLREAFIRFSSSIVAVFEERLGAANTPDEAREAVTGLVHHLSSGNQRELVLTHELYTLAARKPAYRELTREWMRRSRRALEWHFDPATARQLDALIEGLSIHRALETEPHDRALTVEAIARITRRASGSS, from the coding sequence GTGGCGACCGGCAGGAACGACCCCGAGCGGCGGGAGCGCATCATCACCGCCGCGCTCGACCTGATCGCGGAGGAGGGGGTCGCCGGGACGTCGCACCGCAAGGTCGCCGCCCGCGCCGGGGTGCCGCTCGGATCGATGACGTATCACTTCGGCGGCATGGACGAGCTGCTGCGGGAGGCGTTCATCCGCTTCTCCAGCAGCATCGTCGCGGTCTTCGAGGAACGGCTCGGCGCCGCGAACACTCCCGACGAGGCCCGCGAGGCGGTGACCGGTCTCGTCCACCACTTGTCGAGCGGGAACCAGCGCGAACTGGTCCTCACCCACGAGCTCTACACGCTCGCGGCCAGGAAACCCGCCTACCGTGAGCTGACCCGGGAGTGGATGCGCAGGAGCAGGCGAGCGCTGGAGTGGCACTTCGACCCGGCGACGGCCCGTCAGCTGGACGCGCTGATCGAGGGCCTGTCCATCCACCGCGCCCTGGAGACCGAACCGCACGACCGCGCGCTGACCGTCGAGGCGATCGCCCGCATCACGCGGCGCGCGAGCGGGAGTTCCTGA
- a CDS encoding GNAT family N-acetyltransferase, translated as MEFTIGGRLEIRITPADVGKRVSVRRLLQDGPQGPKFTDTVGVLTSWDGGVLSVTPKSGETVRIVESSLVAGKTVPAAPPRRRGPAASFGELARVCARAWQPVESEPLGDWLLRSAGGFTRRANSVLPLGDPGVPLDAALARVRQWYADRGLVPYVQTATGAQGTQEELCAALEAHGWRREVTAEVRIAALAPIGDLAAEVSRVRLSRSVDAAWLSRYQRFETPGPEVGAVLGSGPSVWFATVPGDDGGAAPAAIGRCVVDGRWAGFMAVEVAPEHRRRGLATTVMTALARQAMDEGASAGWLQVEAENEGARALYDGMGFATHHRYHHFRPA; from the coding sequence GTGGAATTCACCATCGGCGGACGGCTGGAGATCCGGATCACACCGGCTGACGTGGGCAAACGGGTCTCGGTCCGCCGCCTGCTCCAGGACGGTCCGCAGGGGCCGAAATTCACTGACACGGTTGGTGTTCTCACATCGTGGGACGGTGGTGTGCTGTCCGTCACACCGAAGAGCGGTGAGACCGTCCGCATCGTGGAATCGTCCCTGGTGGCGGGGAAGACCGTACCGGCCGCGCCGCCCAGGCGACGCGGCCCGGCGGCCTCCTTCGGCGAACTCGCCCGGGTCTGTGCCCGCGCCTGGCAGCCGGTGGAGAGCGAGCCGCTCGGTGACTGGCTGCTGCGCTCCGCCGGCGGTTTCACCCGGCGCGCCAACTCCGTACTGCCGCTCGGGGATCCGGGCGTTCCGCTCGACGCCGCGCTCGCGCGGGTCCGGCAGTGGTACGCGGACCGGGGACTGGTGCCGTACGTCCAGACGGCGACCGGGGCGCAGGGCACCCAGGAGGAGCTGTGCGCGGCGCTGGAGGCACACGGGTGGCGGCGCGAGGTGACGGCGGAGGTGCGGATCGCGGCGCTGGCCCCGATCGGTGATCTGGCGGCCGAGGTGTCGCGGGTGCGCCTCAGCCGCTCGGTGGACGCGGCGTGGCTCTCGCGCTACCAGCGCTTCGAGACCCCGGGCCCGGAGGTCGGGGCGGTGCTCGGCAGCGGTCCGTCCGTGTGGTTCGCGACCGTGCCCGGCGATGACGGCGGGGCCGCGCCCGCCGCGATCGGCCGCTGCGTGGTGGACGGGCGGTGGGCCGGGTTCATGGCCGTCGAGGTGGCCCCGGAGCACCGGCGCCGGGGACTGGCCACCACGGTGATGACCGCACTGGCCCGGCAGGCCATGGACGAGGGCGCCTCGGCCGGGTGGCTCCAGGTGGAGGCGGAGAACGAGGGCGCCCGTGCGCTGTACGACGGGATGGGGTTCGCCACCCACCACCGCTACCACCACTTCCGGCCGGCGTAG
- a CDS encoding class F sortase: MAAPQSPGSPSPRTASDTVTLGRALLWPAAAAGLGMLLIYNSVGSPADDKPPAPPSVAAPAAPAPAPASASAAPKTADPGPSLPRSVPKRLRIPAIAVDAPFTPLAIGASGRLDAPPPNDKNLAGWFKDGVTPGERGAAIVAGHVDTTTGPAIFLQLRFLQPGSTVDITRTDGTVATFKVDTVETFSKAKFPDKRVYADTPDAQLRLITCGGNYDRTVKDYEDNVVVFAHLDSSKKG; the protein is encoded by the coding sequence ATGGCCGCCCCGCAGTCGCCCGGTTCACCCTCCCCCCGGACTGCCTCCGACACCGTCACGCTCGGCCGCGCCCTGCTCTGGCCCGCCGCGGCGGCCGGTCTCGGCATGCTCCTGATCTACAACTCGGTCGGCTCCCCGGCCGACGACAAACCACCCGCCCCGCCCTCGGTCGCCGCGCCCGCCGCCCCGGCCCCCGCCCCCGCGTCGGCCTCCGCCGCCCCGAAGACGGCCGACCCGGGACCGTCCCTGCCCCGGTCCGTGCCGAAGCGGCTGCGGATTCCGGCCATCGCGGTGGACGCGCCGTTCACCCCGCTGGCGATCGGGGCCTCCGGCCGGCTCGACGCCCCTCCCCCGAACGACAAGAACCTGGCCGGCTGGTTCAAGGACGGGGTGACGCCCGGCGAGCGCGGGGCGGCGATCGTCGCGGGCCATGTGGACACGACGACCGGCCCCGCGATCTTCCTGCAACTGCGCTTCCTGCAGCCCGGATCGACGGTCGACATCACGCGCACGGACGGCACGGTGGCCACGTTCAAGGTCGACACCGTCGAGACGTTCAGCAAGGCGAAGTTCCCCGACAAGCGGGTGTACGCCGACACCCCGGACGCCCAGCTGCGCCTGATCACCTGCGGCGGCAACTACGACAGGACGGTCAAGGACTACGAGGACAACGTGGTCGTGTTCGCCCACCTCGACTCGTCGAAGAAGGGCTGA
- a CDS encoding TetR/AcrR family transcriptional regulator, with protein MASTLSRPSRVAKLPPRERILDAAEELFQREGIRQVGVQAIADRAETTKMAIYRHFETKDALVAEWLRIVAADYRAAFDRVEAEYPDRPDEQILGLARFIAEGLPAISYRGCPFINSLAELPDRHHPARQVIEEHKALQARRLIGMCTEAQMPDPGQAAAEITFVLEGAQVSTQNGSIDQTGDRLMKIVEGIVDRHRSRPGADRAAD; from the coding sequence ATGGCATCGACCCTCAGCAGGCCGAGCAGAGTGGCGAAGCTGCCGCCTCGTGAGCGCATTCTCGACGCCGCCGAAGAGCTCTTCCAGAGGGAAGGGATCCGGCAGGTGGGGGTGCAGGCGATCGCCGACCGGGCCGAGACCACCAAGATGGCGATCTACCGGCACTTCGAGACCAAGGACGCGCTGGTCGCGGAATGGCTGCGGATCGTCGCCGCCGATTACCGGGCGGCCTTCGACCGCGTGGAAGCCGAATATCCCGACCGGCCCGACGAGCAGATCCTGGGCCTGGCCCGCTTCATCGCCGAGGGGCTGCCGGCGATCTCGTACAGGGGCTGCCCGTTCATCAACTCCCTCGCCGAGCTGCCCGACCGCCACCATCCGGCACGGCAGGTGATCGAGGAGCACAAGGCCCTCCAGGCCCGCAGGCTGATCGGCATGTGCACCGAAGCCCAGATGCCCGACCCCGGGCAGGCCGCGGCCGAGATCACCTTCGTACTCGAAGGGGCGCAGGTCAGCACACAGAACGGAAGCATCGATCAGACGGGAGACCGGCTGATGAAGATCGTCGAGGGAATCGTGGACCGGCACCGCTCCCGTCCCGGCGCGGACAGGGCGGCTGACTGA
- the fdxA gene encoding ferredoxin has protein sequence MTYVIAQPCVDVKDKACIEECPVDCIYEGQRSLYIHPDECVDCGACEPVCPVEAIFYEDDTPEEWKDYYKANVEFFDDLGSPGGASKLGLIERDHAFIAALPPQNQ, from the coding sequence GTGACCTACGTCATCGCGCAGCCTTGTGTCGACGTAAAGGACAAGGCCTGCATCGAAGAGTGCCCCGTCGACTGTATCTATGAGGGCCAGCGGTCCTTGTACATCCACCCGGACGAGTGCGTCGACTGTGGGGCCTGTGAGCCGGTCTGCCCGGTCGAGGCGATCTTCTACGAGGACGACACCCCGGAGGAGTGGAAGGACTACTACAAGGCGAACGTCGAGTTCTTCGACGACCTCGGGTCGCCGGGTGGTGCTTCCAAGCTGGGTCTGATCGAGCGCGACCACGCGTTCATCGCGGCCCTGCCGCCGCAGAACCAGTAG